A segment of the Chitinophagaceae bacterium genome:
TGAAATCATGTAGGAAGTACTGTCCTGCATAATGGAGCGGCTGCCGAATTTTGCTTTCTTCAGTTTCAGATCATAGTAGCCATCCTTTGTATTAATGATTGATTTTCCTGTTTTTATTGTTGTAGGGGCAATAAAGGTTGCCACTTGGCTGGTGGTGTTATATAATAAGGAGTCGCTTGCCAGCGCCACTTCAGGGTCACTCATTTTTACATTGCCAATAAAGTACACATCTTTAATATCAGCATAATAAAATCCTTCTCTGCTGGTAAGAGTAGTCTGTTTACTTTCTATTCTTCCACCATTCCTGTAAGTACCCACTTTGCCATTCATATCATAATCCATATCCTCCGTGTATAAGATACTGTTGCCATCACTGAGTTTTACTTTGTCTTTAAATGTGGCAAGTTTCTTTGTTCCGTCGTATTGCAGGTATTGGGAGTATATATTGGTAGAGTCCGCATCTTTGATATGCACATTGCCATAGGCCTGCATAAAGTTGGTCTTTTCATTATACACCACACTGTCGGCAGTAAAGATGGTGATGCCCTGCCTGATCCTTACATTTCCTTTTAAAATTTGAAGTTGCGTAGCAGAGTCAACTGTTTTGAAGAAGAACTGATCTGCATTTAATATTTCAACCACTCTCACTGTATCACTTGTTTGTGAGGGACGGGGAGGAGGCGATTTCGTTTGTGCATGAACGGCACTGAAACAAACAACCAACAAACACAACAGGCCAATGCGTTGCACGTAATTTATTTTTGATTGTTAATGCTATCGGCCAAAGGAGCTTTCAGCGGTTCTGTTTTATCTTTTTTTCCGAAGATGGAGAGACTTACATAACGTTTGGGATGAAGTTTCAGATCATCAACCAGAATATTCAAACTCCTGCTTGTATTCTGAAGATTGTTATACAGTTTTGGATCGTTGATCAGTAATCCAAGTGATCCTTCTCCTTTATTTGCTTTCTGTAAAATACCCTGCAGTTGTGTGATGGTATTATTGAGATTTGCAACAGTTTCTTTTATTTCAACTTCAGATAGTTTTTGAGAAGTGTTTTTCAGGTTCTCAATGGTTGTGTTCAGCTTTTCGTTGTTGCCATTAAGATTGGTGGTAAAGGTTTCAACATTGTTTAATGTTTTTGCCAACGCCCCATTTTTGCTGTTCAGCATAACCGTCAAATTATCGGATGATGTTTTTAAATTGGCAATAACAGCTTTCAGGTTTGCTTTTGTATGTTCGTCAAAAACACTGTTGAGGTTACTCAATACTTGTTTCAGTGAATCGATTGCCTGTTTTACATTCGCCATTACGGGGTCAACGCTGGTCATTACTTTGGAAAGTATATCAGGGTTGCTGCTGCTCTGAAGGGTATCGCCAAAGGAAATAAAACTGGTTGCATTTCCGGGAAGTACGCTGATTGAAGCACTTCCTGTAAGACTGCTGTTGATTATTGCAACTGAATTCTTAGGGATGTTGATGTCTTCAGTCATGTTAATGGTCACAATTACTTCGCTCACATCCTTGTCCATGTTGTCGATCTTATACACATTGCCGATTCGGAATCCTTTAATCTTTACCATATTTGAAATTTCCAGCGCACCAACGTCGGTGAAGCGGGCATAAATCACATTTGATTTTTTAAGGAGACTTTTTCCTTTCAGGAAATTATATCCCAGCACCAGTAAGGTAACGGCAATAACGGTTAAGGCGCCTACTTTGGTTTCGTTTGAAACTTTCATCATTTGTTAATGAGTTTTTCACTGAAACCTGTGAATGGATGGTTCAGTACAGATCAAAAATAAGAAATGTTTGCCCGCTGCAAAGAAGATAGATAGAAACTCACGTTAAAATCTCTTTCAACGATTACTTTTTACCGTTATTGGTATTTTGAACAGTTGGTGTTTTTTCCACCAGGTCTTTGTATCGTTTAATGGCTCGTGTAATACCTTCTGCCATTGTTTGCTGACCGTTGGGGCTCATTAAAAACTCTTCCTCCGGCCGATAGGAGAGAAAGCCCAACTCTATTAATATACTGGGCATGGCTGTTGCCTGCAATACCCAAATACCTTTCTGACGTTGTTTTACTCCGCGGCTGAAACGGCCAATGTTTACAAATTCCTCTTCTGCAATAGAGGCCAGTTTAACGCTGCTTGAAAAGAATTGCTTGGTCCACAGGGCCACACGCTGTTTCACAATGGGGTCATTAATATCTGTTACAAGTGTGCTGTCATCTGTTTCATTCTGGAATACATCACCGTTTTCCATAATGATTTCTTCTTTATCATCTGTTTTATGTGCTGCAAACACATAAGTTTCGGTACCATTGGCTGGGTTGGGATGATAAAAGGTTTTATAAACAGGAACTGTTCTTGTTTTTTTGATCTTCTTTTTCTTTTTTCCCTTACCGGTATATACATAGTAGGTTTCTTTACGGGAGCCTTCACGCCTTACTTCTCTCAGTTTAGGAGCGAAATTGCAATGAATGGAAACAAACAGATCGCCTTTGTTATTGTTAGCAAATTCTGCCCTTGCCCTGTTTTCTACAAAATGGGGTGTGGGGCGTGATTCAAGCACCTTCACATCAGGCATTTCTTTTTGAATTTCTTCCACCACTTTTTTGGCTACCGCATAGGTTACTTCATCTTCAGATGTTTCAGTTCCAAAGGCTCCATGCCTGCAGCCATTTTCACATCTGAAGCCGTGGCCTGCATCTACAATGATTGTTTTTATTTTTGAAACCTTCAGAGTTGAGGGTTCTGTTTTAACAACGAATGATAAAATAACAAGGCTGATCATTACAAGTGATGCAAGCCCGGGTAACCAATTTTTGTTCATGCCGGAATTTCTTTGGGTTTAGTGGTTTACTCTAACATTCACAGTTCGTTAATGCAATTGTGGTTATTTTTGCCGCTACTGCATCATGAACTATCGTTGTAAAGTTAATTATAAATCTGTATTGATTGCTGCCCTGGCTGCAATCCTGCTCTATGGCATAACGTTGCAGGGGCATGCTGCATTTCAAAACCATTCCTCTTTTTTTGGTGCTTTAACATTTTTACAGACTGATACGGTGCCTTCTCCTGCAAAAAAGAAACCTGTTGAGAGGAAGCCTCTTATTCAACCCGACAGGGATTCAGCGGCAGCAAAAAATATGTTAAATGATACAATTCCGGTTCAAAAGGATTCAGTCAGTACAGATTCATTGCAGATAAATGATTCAACTGTACAGAAGAGTGATACATTCAACCTGAAAATTTCAAAAGATTCCATTGATGCTCCTGTTGATTTTGAAGCAGAAGATTCCATGGTGATTGATATACCCGGACAGAAAATATATCTCTATAACAAAGCTTCTGTAAAGTTTAAAGATGTAAGCCTTGATGCAGCTATCATTGAATTAAATCAGCCAACACAGATACTTACGGCCTACTCAGTAAGAGATTCGGCTAACCTTCCTGTAGGGGTTCCTGCATTTAAACAGGGAGAAAGTGCATTTACATCTGATACCATCCGTTATAATTTTAAAACGCAGAGAGGTTTAACAATCGGCACCTATACACAGGAAGGGGAGATGTATATCTATGGAGAGAAAGTAAAGAGAATCAGCCCCACCGTTTTTTTTGCAGAGAAAGCAAGATTTACATCCTGTAATTATGATACCCCCCATTTTGCATTCAAGGCTAATAAGGTAAAATTTATCAGCAACAATATGGCGGTTACAGGTTTAATCCGTCCTGAGTTTGAAGGTATTCCCATTCCAGTTGGTTTACCGTTTGGTTTGTTTCCAATGAAACAGGGCAGGCGTACCGGAATATTAACACCTTCTCCGGTGGCCAATATTCAATTGGGTTTTGGACTGGAGGGATTGGGTTATTATAAAACCTTTGGCGATTACTGGGATGCAACCATCCGCACCAATATTTATTCGTACGGCTCGTATAATATTTTTCTTTCACCTACTTACCGGAAGCGGTACAGGTACCAGGGAGGTTTTAACCTGAGTTATATGAACAATAAGATTGGCTTTAAAGGTGACCCTGACTATCAGCCACCAAGCCGCAACTTTTCTGTTCAATGGAATCACAGTGTTGATGGTAAAGCAAGACCGGGGCAAACATTCAGTGCCAGTGTAAACGTTGCCACCAGTTTGTTTAATAAATTTTTCCCTTCCAATGCACAGCAGAATTTTAATAATAACCTGAGTTCTTCTATTGCTTACCAGCGAACATGGGCAGGCAAGCCGTTTAATTTAACGATGAGTGCCAATCATACGCAAAACACATTAACAAGATTGTTTAATGTAAACCTGCCTGATGTTGGCTTTACGGTAAATACATTGTATCCTTTTCAGAAAAAGGAATTTGTTGGTACTCCTAAATGGTATGAGAAATTAGGGGTTTCCTATAATGGAAGTTTCCGTAACCAGTTTTCGTTTTACGACAGTGCCTTCAGTTTAAAACAACTCATTGATACATTCGACTGGAGTGCAAGACACAGCATTCCAATTCAGTTATCATTGCCACCAATGGGACCTTTGCAGATTGGTCCTGCCATCAGTTTTGATGAAACATGGCATTCACGCACATTCATCCGTAAATGGAATCCCGCAACAAAAACTGCAGAAACGGTTGGACAAAAAGGATTTTATCCTGAGAGGCAAATCAGTTTTGGATTAAACTTCAGTACGGCATTATTCGGGACTATGAACTTTAAGAAGAAAGGAAATGTGCAGGCATTGCGGCATGTGATCAGACCATCCATTGGTTTAAGTTATAAACCCGATATCAATAAAAATAAATGGTACAGGGCACAGGTTGATTCAACAGGAAGGGAGATGTGGTTTGACAAGTTCAATGGTTATCCAGTAGCGAATATTCCGGAAGGAAGATCGGGGTTTGTGAGCTTTTCGATTGATAATAATCTGGAAATGAAAATGAAGGACAAAAAAGACACTACCGGTGAAAATGAATCAAAAAAGTACGGCTGATTGATGGCTTTGGTATGAGCGCAGGTTATAATTTATTAGCTGATTCGTTTGCTATGAGTGACTTCAATTTTTACCTGCGCAGTAATCTGTTTGAAAAAATCAGTTTAACAGCAGGAGCAAATATCACACCTTATCAGCTTGATCCGAAGACCGGCTTCAGGATTAATAAGTATGCATGGCAGGGTGGGGATAAATTTTCATTGGGACATTTTACCAGTGGCTTTCTTTCTTTAAATACTCAATTCAAGAGTAAGCCAAAAGATGAGAAGAAGCAGAAAGAAAAGGAACAGTATCAGAAAGATCAGCGCAATGATTATGATGATGCAAGCAGGGAGATGGGGGTTATTCAACGCAACCCGGATGAGTTTGCCGATTTTAATATTCCCTGGAGTATTAATCTTTCATACTCTTTGCAATTAAACAGGCAACTAAAACTTGATTATTCGGGTTTTGAAACCAAGTTAACACAGTCAGTAAATTTTAATGGTGATTTTAATCTCACTGAAAAATGGAAAGTGCAGGCAAGCGGAAATTTTGATATTCAGACGATGAAGATCCAATACCTTACTACTTCCATTTCAAGAGATCTGCATTGCTGGCAATTATCTATCAATGTAACTCCAATTGGGTATTACCGTTCGTTTAGTGTGTCCATCAGTCCAAAATCAGGTATGCTTCGTGATCTTCGGATTAACCGGTCAAGATCTTTCTATACTTACCCGCAGTAAGAAATTATACTTTGTTTTCTTCAATATACTTCCACATCAAATCAAAAAACCTGTTGACGTAATTGTTTTGTATCAGCAATACTCAAATGAGCTGTTTCAACAGGTGCTAAAAAATGCATTTCAATTTTTGAGGGCCAGAAGAAAAACGTTTTATTCACCGGTAATACTTTTCTTGTATTGAATAACACAGCAGGGATAATTGCTTTTTTTGTTTCAATGGCCAGGCGAAAGGCACCATCTTTAAATTCTTTTAAGGGAAGATCGGTTTTGTTACGTGTGCCTTCGGGATAAATGCACATATGCAATCCCATTTCCAGTACACGCTTCATGTAGGTGTAACTCTTCAGTCTGCTTTCTTCACTTTTTCTGTCAACCAGTACACTTCCTCTTTTGTAAATCAAACCAAAGAGCGGAATCCTTGCCATTTCAATTTTTGCAATGGTTTTGTTTCCTTTTGGTCCTGGCATACCTGGTGACATTACGGGAACATCCATGAAAGAATTATGATTACAAACTACCACATAATTCTCTCCCTTCTTAAATTTCTCTCTTCCTTTTATTTTTAACCGAATACCGGCTAAGGGCAACCATGTGCCAATCCATATTCTTGAAAGCTGAATAAACCAATGTGTACGTTTCGGTTCTTTTAATAAACCCATCGCCCATGTTGGCAATAATATGAGCAACATGGTAATGACAAATAACAGCATTGCCCAAACGGCAAATATTCTTCCCAGTATATTTTTGATCAGATTCATGGTAGTTTCCAGTCAATTGGTTCAAGGCCCTGTTTCAATAACAGTTCATTGGTTTTTGAAAAATGTTTACAGCCATAGAAACCTTTTTCAACACTGAAAGGCGAGGGGTGGGCTGCTTTTAATACATGATGTTTGGTTTCATCTATCAGGCTTTGTTTTTCCTGTGCAAATTTTCCCCACAATAAAAAAACAACACCCTTTTTATCGTCGGATATTTTCCTGATGACAGCATTGGTAAATTCTTCCCAGCCAATTTTTGAATGACTGGCCGGTTCATTTGCTCTTACAGTTAAGAATGCATTCAGTAATAGTACGCCCTGCTGCGCCCATTTGGTCAGGTTTCCATAACGGGCAGGCATACCCGTACCAAGATCACTTTCAATTTCTTTGTAAACATTAATAAGAGAGGGTGGTGGCTGAATGCCGTCCTGTACAGAAAAACAAAGTCCATGTGCCTGGCCGGGTCCATGGTAAGGGTCCTGGCCAATGATTACCACTTTTACTTTATCAAAAGGAGTTTGCGTAAAGGCATTAAAGATGAGTGGCCCGGGCGGAAAGATGGTTTTGCCCTGGATTCTTTCTGTTTTCAGAAATGCAACGATCTGCTGAAAATAGGATTTGGTGAATTCCTGTTTCAGTTCCTGCTTCCAGCTTTCTTCAATCTGAACGTCCATGAACAATGGTTTGGATGCAATGGTACTAAAAATTATCTTTGCACACTCTTCTCAAAAAAACTGGACCGGTAGCTCAGTTGGATAGAGCATCCCGATTTAAGATCGGGAGGGTCATTGAAGGAAAGACTACTGAATAAAAACAACTGGACCGATAGCTCAGTTGGATAGAACATCCCGATTTAAGATCGGGAGGGTCATTGAAGGAAAGACTACTGAATAAAACCAACTGGACCGGTAGCTCAGTTGGATAGAGCATCCCGATTTAAGATCGGGAGGGTCATTGAAGGAAAGACTACTGAATAAAAACAACTGGACCGGTAGCTCAGTTGGATAGAGCATCAGCCTTCTAAGCTGAGGGTCATTGGTTCGAATCCAATCCGGTTCACAAAAAGCAAATCCCGTTAAACAACGGGATTTTTTTATGGAGGCATATTGCTACATATTATTTAGTGTAAAGCTGAACAAGTATTATGTCGGGTCAACACCAGATTTAGAAAGGCGTTTATCTGAACACAACCGGGGGAAAGAGAAATTTACAAAAACTGGTATCCCTTGGGTTTTAGTTTATAAGGAAATGTATAACAATCTTGCCGAATCAAGGAAAAGGGAGATTGAGATCAAAAAAAAGAAAAGCAGAAAATATATTGAACAATTAATAGGAGCTGCATAAATCATCAAGCGTTACGGTTGATTTTCAGCTTTCATATTAAATATTCTGTTTCCTGAAACAGAATATTTGTTTTTTTGAAGAATAACACTATTTTTACGAAAGATTGAATCCGACCACTACAGCTACCCTTAGTACGAGTCCCTCTCAATCGAGTATAAAATCCTCG
Coding sequences within it:
- a CDS encoding GIY-YIG nuclease family protein — its product is MEAYCYILFSVKLNKYYVGSTPDLERRLSEHNRGKEKFTKTGIPWVLVYKEMYNNLAESRKREIEIKKKKSRKYIEQLIGAA
- a CDS encoding 1-acyl-sn-glycerol-3-phosphate acyltransferase is translated as MNLIKNILGRIFAVWAMLLFVITMLLILLPTWAMGLLKEPKRTHWFIQLSRIWIGTWLPLAGIRLKIKGREKFKKGENYVVVCNHNSFMDVPVMSPGMPGPKGNKTIAKIEMARIPLFGLIYKRGSVLVDRKSEESRLKSYTYMKRVLEMGLHMCIYPEGTRNKTDLPLKEFKDGAFRLAIETKKAIIPAVLFNTRKVLPVNKTFFFWPSKIEMHFLAPVETAHLSIADTKQLRQQVF
- a CDS encoding LPS-assembly protein LptD; its protein translation is MNYRCKVNYKSVLIAALAAILLYGITLQGHAAFQNHSSFFGALTFLQTDTVPSPAKKKPVERKPLIQPDRDSAAAKNMLNDTIPVQKDSVSTDSLQINDSTVQKSDTFNLKISKDSIDAPVDFEAEDSMVIDIPGQKIYLYNKASVKFKDVSLDAAIIELNQPTQILTAYSVRDSANLPVGVPAFKQGESAFTSDTIRYNFKTQRGLTIGTYTQEGEMYIYGEKVKRISPTVFFAEKARFTSCNYDTPHFAFKANKVKFISNNMAVTGLIRPEFEGIPIPVGLPFGLFPMKQGRRTGILTPSPVANIQLGFGLEGLGYYKTFGDYWDATIRTNIYSYGSYNIFLSPTYRKRYRYQGGFNLSYMNNKIGFKGDPDYQPPSRNFSVQWNHSVDGKARPGQTFSASVNVATSLFNKFFPSNAQQNFNNNLSSSIAYQRTWAGKPFNLTMSANHTQNTLTRLFNVNLPDVGFTVNTLYPFQKKEFVGTPKWYEKLGVSYNGSFRNQFSFYDSAFSLKQLIDTFDWSARHSIPIQLSLPPMGPLQIGPAISFDETWHSRTFIRKWNPATKTAETVGQKGFYPERQISFGLNFSTALFGTMNFKKKGNVQALRHVIRPSIGLSYKPDINKNKWYRAQVDSTGREMWFDKFNGYPVANIPEGRSGFVSFSIDNNLEMKMKDKKDTTGENESKKYG
- a CDS encoding N-acetylmuramoyl-L-alanine amidase, whose amino-acid sequence is MNKNWLPGLASLVMISLVILSFVVKTEPSTLKVSKIKTIIVDAGHGFRCENGCRHGAFGTETSEDEVTYAVAKKVVEEIQKEMPDVKVLESRPTPHFVENRARAEFANNNKGDLFVSIHCNFAPKLREVRREGSRKETYYVYTGKGKKKKKIKKTRTVPVYKTFYHPNPANGTETYVFAAHKTDDKEEIIMENGDVFQNETDDSTLVTDINDPIVKQRVALWTKQFFSSSVKLASIAEEEFVNIGRFSRGVKQRQKGIWVLQATAMPSILIELGFLSYRPEEEFLMSPNGQQTMAEGITRAIKRYKDLVEKTPTVQNTNNGKK
- a CDS encoding MCE family protein gives rise to the protein MMKVSNETKVGALTVIAVTLLVLGYNFLKGKSLLKKSNVIYARFTDVGALEISNMVKIKGFRIGNVYKIDNMDKDVSEVIVTINMTEDINIPKNSVAIINSSLTGSASISVLPGNATSFISFGDTLQSSSNPDILSKVMTSVDPVMANVKQAIDSLKQVLSNLNSVFDEHTKANLKAVIANLKTSSDNLTVMLNSKNGALAKTLNNVETFTTNLNGNNEKLNTTIENLKNTSQKLSEVEIKETVANLNNTITQLQGILQKANKGEGSLGLLINDPKLYNNLQNTSRSLNILVDDLKLHPKRYVSLSIFGKKDKTEPLKAPLADSINNQK
- the ung gene encoding uracil-DNA glycosylase, which codes for MDVQIEESWKQELKQEFTKSYFQQIVAFLKTERIQGKTIFPPGPLIFNAFTQTPFDKVKVVIIGQDPYHGPGQAHGLCFSVQDGIQPPPSLINVYKEIESDLGTGMPARYGNLTKWAQQGVLLLNAFLTVRANEPASHSKIGWEEFTNAVIRKISDDKKGVVFLLWGKFAQEKQSLIDETKHHVLKAAHPSPFSVEKGFYGCKHFSKTNELLLKQGLEPIDWKLP